Proteins from one Paenibacillus amylolyticus genomic window:
- the hpt gene encoding hypoxanthine phosphoribosyltransferase, which produces MQNDIQEVLISEEEIQSKVKELGATLSAEYADRNPLVICVLKGAFIFMADLVKNITVPVEMDFMAVSSYGASTKSSGVVKIIKDLDVSVEGREVLIVEDIIDSGLTLSYLIELLENRGAESVRVVTLFDKPSGRKVELEAHYTGFDIPDAFIVGYGLDFAEKYRNLPYIGILKPEVYSS; this is translated from the coding sequence TTGCAGAACGACATTCAGGAAGTATTGATCAGTGAAGAAGAAATTCAGAGTAAAGTCAAGGAATTAGGCGCAACACTAAGTGCCGAATATGCAGACCGCAATCCTTTGGTCATTTGCGTGCTCAAGGGTGCGTTTATATTTATGGCTGATTTGGTTAAAAACATAACGGTACCTGTTGAAATGGATTTTATGGCGGTATCCAGTTACGGGGCTTCCACCAAATCATCAGGTGTTGTCAAAATTATTAAGGATCTGGATGTATCCGTTGAAGGACGGGAAGTTCTGATTGTCGAAGATATTATCGACAGCGGACTTACACTCAGCTATCTGATTGAACTGCTGGAGAACCGCGGTGCCGAATCGGTGCGTGTGGTTACGTTGTTCGACAAGCCTTCAGGTCGTAAAGTTGAGCTGGAAGCTCATTACACAGGCTTTGACATTCCTGACGCGTTCATCGTTGGTTACGGTTTGGATTTTGCGGAGAAGTACCGGAACCTGCCCTATATCGGGATTTTGAAGCCGGAAGTCTATAGCAGCTAA
- a CDS encoding serine/threonine protein kinase codes for MTTLSDASFPPGTVVTGKWNRSRYTIRKLLGKGANGIVFLVQRGENGKHYALKMGFDPVDLQSEVNVLKSFQLQRNHEALRQSGIPSYLKDVDDYAVRGRDIPFYVMRYVRGEALHHFIRRQGTDWTLLVGLRLLQKLAQLHQAGWVFGDLKPQNVLVSDYGQVELIDYGGVTSIGRSVKQFTEWYDRGFWNAGSRTADGTYDVFAFALLLIHVLEADALKALAAEGLPQLRSVNQLVALVERSERLGPFRKWTIQALRGQFRDAGHAAQGWKEMMARPTPLRRRSKSTTPRWLKNAFAVSVILLIGVLIYALRF; via the coding sequence GTGACAACGTTGTCTGACGCCTCTTTCCCGCCAGGAACAGTGGTCACAGGGAAATGGAATCGCAGTCGTTATACGATTCGGAAGCTACTGGGCAAAGGAGCCAATGGCATCGTTTTTCTTGTCCAACGGGGTGAAAATGGCAAACACTATGCGCTAAAAATGGGATTTGATCCGGTAGATCTGCAATCGGAAGTCAATGTGCTCAAATCTTTCCAACTACAGCGTAATCATGAAGCCCTTCGGCAGAGCGGCATTCCTTCCTATCTTAAAGATGTGGATGATTATGCCGTTCGTGGCCGGGATATTCCCTTTTATGTGATGCGTTACGTTAGGGGTGAGGCTCTTCATCACTTCATTCGGCGTCAGGGGACGGACTGGACACTTCTGGTGGGCCTTAGACTCTTGCAGAAGCTGGCACAATTGCATCAGGCGGGATGGGTGTTTGGTGATCTCAAACCTCAGAATGTGCTGGTGTCCGATTATGGGCAGGTGGAATTGATCGACTACGGCGGAGTTACGTCTATTGGTCGAAGTGTCAAGCAGTTCACCGAATGGTATGATCGCGGCTTCTGGAATGCAGGCAGCCGAACAGCAGATGGTACCTATGATGTGTTTGCTTTTGCACTATTGTTAATTCATGTACTTGAAGCCGATGCGCTCAAGGCACTGGCAGCCGAAGGGTTGCCGCAACTGCGAAGTGTGAATCAGCTTGTAGCACTGGTGGAGCGCAGTGAACGACTGGGTCCTTTTCGCAAATGGACGATTCAGGCATTACGAGGTCAGTTTCGTGATGCAGGTCATGCGGCACAAGGATGGAAGGAAATGATGGCACGCCCCACGCCTCTTCGCCGTCGTTCCAAAAGTACAACCCCGCGCTGGCTTAAGAACGCATTTGCTGTATCTGTGATATTACTTATTGGGGTGCTCATCTATGCACTACGTTTCTGA
- a CDS encoding VWA domain-containing protein, producing the protein MKQILLITDGCSNVGPSPVLAAAEAQEEGITVNVVGVIDYGTIGQLGSQEIEDIARAGGGISQIVGTRQLAHTMQMMTRKTVVQTIQQAVNRELTQILGEKEPKTVTDLEPAQRARVVEVMDDMAETAALQVILLIDVSASMKPKLAAVEEGIRDLMLSLQARVGQSKLSVFHFPGRHSGEDAVMDIDWTTDPGRVRSLFGRLQMKGATPTGPAIQKVIDFYRYGTLEEQQEIEGNYRIEREGMLGDNVV; encoded by the coding sequence ATGAAGCAAATCTTGTTGATCACCGACGGTTGTTCCAATGTAGGACCAAGTCCGGTGCTGGCAGCGGCCGAAGCACAGGAAGAGGGGATTACGGTTAATGTGGTTGGTGTGATTGATTATGGCACCATTGGTCAGTTGGGCAGTCAAGAGATTGAGGATATTGCCAGAGCCGGAGGTGGCATCAGTCAAATTGTTGGTACACGGCAGCTTGCCCATACCATGCAGATGATGACAAGAAAAACGGTGGTTCAGACGATTCAGCAGGCGGTTAATAGAGAGTTAACACAAATTTTGGGAGAGAAGGAGCCCAAAACGGTAACCGATCTGGAACCTGCACAACGTGCCCGGGTCGTGGAAGTGATGGATGATATGGCTGAAACTGCAGCGTTACAGGTGATATTGCTAATAGACGTCAGTGCCAGCATGAAGCCCAAACTGGCTGCGGTAGAAGAAGGAATTCGCGATTTAATGTTAAGTTTGCAGGCGCGTGTGGGTCAGAGCAAGCTTTCCGTATTTCATTTCCCGGGACGACACAGTGGAGAAGATGCGGTAATGGATATTGACTGGACAACGGATCCAGGCCGTGTTCGGTCCCTGTTTGGAAGGTTGCAGATGAAGGGTGCAACGCCCACAGGTCCTGCAATTCAGAAGGTGATTGATTTTTACCGTTATGGTACACTGGAGGAACAGCAGGAAATAGAAGGGAACTATCGCATTGAAAGAGAAGGGATGCTCGGTGACAACGTTGTCTGA
- a CDS encoding S1 domain-containing RNA-binding protein, translating to MAIEVGTKLEGKVTGITHFGAFVDLSGGVTGLVHISEIADNYVKDVNDHLKLNDLVTVKVINVDKDGKIGLSIKQAVDKPVEQQTQSRPPRAPRPERSGGDRERFSGGGPSGGQGRGGGGGGFNRGDRGGRSFKPAAGKPSFEDKMSRFLKDSEERISSLKKNTEGKRGGRGAKRV from the coding sequence ATGGCAATTGAAGTGGGCACCAAGTTAGAGGGCAAGGTGACAGGAATCACGCATTTTGGAGCATTTGTGGATCTGTCAGGAGGTGTCACGGGTCTCGTTCACATCTCGGAAATCGCCGACAATTACGTCAAGGATGTCAACGACCACCTGAAGCTGAATGACCTCGTTACAGTGAAGGTTATCAACGTTGACAAGGATGGCAAGATCGGACTTTCCATTAAGCAAGCTGTTGACAAACCGGTTGAGCAACAAACACAATCCAGACCCCCAAGAGCTCCTAGACCGGAACGCAGTGGAGGAGATCGCGAACGATTCAGCGGCGGAGGCCCAAGTGGTGGCCAAGGTCGTGGTGGCGGCGGCGGTGGATTTAACCGCGGAGACCGTGGAGGCCGTTCTTTCAAGCCCGCAGCAGGCAAACCTTCATTTGAGGATAAAATGTCACGCTTCCTGAAAGATAGTGAAGAGCGGATTTCTTCGCTTAAGAAGAACACAGAAGGCAAACGCGGAGGCCGTGGAGCCAAGCGTGTGTAA
- a CDS encoding septum formation initiator family protein: MGKTPVGRAKAPTNQGKSAGAKRRLMLWMTFMIVFVIWAGYTFLVQTAQISDKSSHLATQQASKEDTLKKLEQLKYEVSRLNDPEYIGQLARKKGYYLPEETPIQVEESGN, translated from the coding sequence ATGGGTAAAACACCTGTGGGCAGAGCAAAGGCTCCAACTAACCAAGGAAAATCTGCCGGTGCAAAAAGGCGCCTCATGCTTTGGATGACGTTTATGATTGTATTTGTAATATGGGCAGGATATACATTCCTTGTGCAAACTGCACAAATTTCGGACAAGAGTTCTCATCTGGCCACTCAGCAAGCTTCAAAGGAAGATACGTTGAAGAAGCTGGAACAGTTGAAGTACGAAGTCAGCCGGTTGAATGACCCTGAATACATAGGACAGCTGGCACGGAAAAAAGGATATTATCTTCCTGAGGAAACACCGATCCAGGTTGAAGAGTCAGGGAACTGA
- the yabQ gene encoding spore cortex biosynthesis protein YabQ, with product MSPDTQWITLMWMLTSGVVMGMAYDSYRVLSGQLRFPRWSIHTLDLLYWVASALFVFRMLYAGNHGQLRFYVFLGLIIGVCFYFWLLSVTTQRFVVMLIKLARTLIHWCGHILNILIVMPAKGIYKLIRVLFGFVIAILLFLGRLVLQCLVPFGKLFRWMFRPLLKHWVTPRFMIRVGTRIAAIWKRWF from the coding sequence ATGAGTCCGGATACTCAATGGATCACATTGATGTGGATGCTTACTTCGGGGGTCGTGATGGGGATGGCCTACGACAGTTACCGGGTACTGTCCGGACAGCTGCGATTTCCGAGGTGGAGTATTCATACACTCGATCTGTTGTACTGGGTTGCTTCCGCGCTGTTCGTTTTTCGGATGCTATACGCCGGAAACCACGGACAGTTGCGGTTTTATGTCTTTTTGGGGCTGATTATAGGGGTTTGCTTCTATTTTTGGCTTTTAAGTGTTACAACCCAGCGTTTTGTGGTAATGTTAATTAAACTCGCAAGAACGCTGATTCATTGGTGTGGACATATCCTTAACATCCTGATCGTTATGCCGGCTAAAGGAATATATAAGTTAATTCGCGTATTATTCGGTTTTGTAATTGCGATACTATTATTCTTGGGCAGGCTGGTGCTGCAATGTTTGGTACCTTTCGGCAAGTTGTTCCGCTGGATGTTTAGGCCGCTCCTGAAACATTGGGTAACGCCACGCTTCATGATCCGTGTGGGTACAAGAATTGCAGCGATATGGAAACGCTGGTTTTAA
- the yabP gene encoding sporulation protein YabP, translating into MVEHGKAKQHHLSMQNRKLLDLTGVSNVESFDSEEFLLQTELGHLTIRGHNLHIKNLSLEEGLLSIEGTVSSLQYLDPGSQSKNGKGLFGKMFR; encoded by the coding sequence ATGGTTGAGCACGGTAAGGCCAAACAGCATCATCTGAGCATGCAGAATCGGAAACTGCTGGATCTGACGGGTGTCTCCAACGTGGAGAGCTTCGACAGTGAGGAATTTTTGCTGCAGACTGAACTTGGGCATCTGACCATCCGGGGGCACAATTTACATATCAAAAACCTGAGCCTGGAGGAAGGTCTGTTATCCATTGAAGGTACAGTGAGTTCGCTCCAATATCTGGACCCCGGTTCCCAGTCCAAAAATGGTAAAGGCCTGTTTGGCAAGATGTTCCGATGA
- a CDS encoding HU family DNA-binding protein — protein sequence MNKTDLINNISTKSGLTKKDVESVLNGFLGEITDALASGDKVQLIGFGTFETRKRSGRTGRNPQTGNEIVIPESTVPAFKAGNKLKEAVK from the coding sequence ATGAACAAAACAGATCTGATTAACAACATTTCAACCAAAAGTGGTTTGACTAAAAAAGACGTTGAGTCCGTATTGAACGGCTTTTTGGGAGAAATTACAGATGCACTTGCCAGCGGAGACAAAGTACAATTGATCGGCTTTGGCACTTTTGAGACCCGCAAGCGTTCCGGTCGTACCGGACGTAACCCACAAACAGGGAATGAAATCGTGATTCCTGAGTCCACTGTTCCTGCATTCAAAGCAGGCAACAAACTTAAAGAAGCCGTAAAATAA
- the mazG gene encoding nucleoside triphosphate pyrophosphohydrolase → MSAALTIVGLGSGDADQLTVGIIKKMKHAATLYVRTLDHPVLNDLKQEGLEMTSFDAIYEAKSSFPEVYDEIANQLIEAARKGEAGTEIVYAVPGHPMVAEASVRLLKERCPQMGISLRVMGGESFLDEAFIRLGFDPIEGFQLLDASSLNTELVQPQLHTLIGQVYDVFTASDVKLCLMEVYPDDYPVFVGHALGVQGQEVIHKIPLHELDRIEGYGNLSLIYVPKNTDDALRRRSFARLHEIVNILRSPGGCPWDQEQTHQSIRKNLIEETYEVIETIDEDDPDHMKEELGDLLLQILLHSQMEEEVGTFNVYDVIEGLNDKLIFRHPHVFGEHQAEDANEALQNWEQMKAEEKKRKGQDQQKVSVLDGIPRDLPALMKGYKLQKKAAKVGFDWDDVEGVFAKIEEELAELKEAVQQGQSAEERKLELGDLLFAAANVARFIDTDPEEALAATNRKFVGRFQYIEERLREQGRTPADSNVEEMEQFWQDAKKAGL, encoded by the coding sequence ATGAGTGCAGCTTTAACCATAGTGGGTCTGGGATCTGGCGATGCAGACCAGCTGACCGTAGGTATTATCAAAAAAATGAAACATGCAGCTACGCTGTATGTGCGTACGCTGGATCATCCCGTATTGAATGATCTGAAGCAAGAGGGATTGGAGATGACCTCATTTGATGCCATCTATGAGGCGAAGTCCTCCTTCCCCGAGGTGTATGATGAGATCGCGAACCAACTGATCGAGGCCGCTCGCAAAGGTGAGGCCGGAACCGAGATCGTGTATGCCGTACCCGGTCATCCGATGGTGGCAGAAGCAAGTGTACGCCTGCTCAAAGAACGTTGTCCGCAGATGGGCATTTCCCTGCGTGTTATGGGCGGAGAGAGCTTCCTGGACGAAGCCTTTATCCGGCTTGGCTTTGACCCAATTGAAGGCTTTCAACTCCTGGATGCCAGCAGCCTGAACACAGAACTGGTACAACCACAGCTACATACGTTGATCGGACAAGTCTACGACGTGTTCACGGCTTCGGACGTGAAACTCTGCCTGATGGAGGTTTACCCGGATGATTATCCCGTATTTGTTGGACATGCGCTAGGTGTGCAGGGCCAGGAGGTCATTCACAAGATTCCGCTACACGAACTGGACCGGATCGAAGGATATGGCAATCTGTCCCTGATTTATGTACCGAAGAACACGGATGATGCCTTGCGTCGTCGTTCCTTTGCGCGTTTGCATGAGATCGTGAACATTCTCCGCAGTCCGGGTGGCTGTCCGTGGGATCAGGAGCAGACCCATCAGTCCATCCGCAAAAACCTGATTGAAGAGACGTATGAGGTCATTGAAACGATCGATGAGGATGACCCTGACCATATGAAAGAAGAGCTGGGCGATCTGTTGCTGCAGATTTTATTGCATTCCCAGATGGAAGAAGAAGTGGGCACATTTAATGTGTATGATGTCATCGAAGGTCTGAATGATAAGCTGATCTTCCGTCATCCCCATGTTTTTGGCGAACATCAGGCAGAAGATGCGAATGAAGCTCTTCAGAACTGGGAACAGATGAAAGCAGAGGAGAAGAAGCGCAAGGGCCAGGATCAGCAGAAGGTGTCCGTTCTGGATGGCATACCTCGTGACCTGCCTGCATTGATGAAAGGATACAAGTTACAGAAGAAAGCAGCCAAAGTGGGCTTTGACTGGGATGATGTTGAAGGTGTGTTTGCCAAGATCGAGGAAGAACTGGCGGAATTGAAAGAAGCGGTGCAACAAGGCCAATCAGCGGAAGAACGGAAGCTTGAACTGGGTGATTTGTTATTCGCGGCAGCGAACGTTGCGAGATTCATCGATACGGACCCGGAAGAGGCGCTTGCTGCGACCAACCGCAAGTTCGTCGGGCGGTTCCAGTACATCGAGGAGCGTTTGCGTGAACAGGGAAGAACACCAGCAGATAGCAATGTAGAGGAAATGGAGCAATTCTGGCAGGATGCGAAGAAGGCTGGATTGTAA
- the spoVT gene encoding stage V sporulation protein T, giving the protein MKATGIVRRIDDLGRVVIPKEIRRTLRIREGDPLEIFVDRDGEVILKKYSPIGELGDFAKEYAESLYESTGHVTMISDRDTIITVAGGSKKEYLDKQVGQLLEGCMENRKTILETNNGSYELSKDHDETLSSFVIAPIISGGDPIGTVILFNKDESVKMSQMEVKMSETAAGFLGKQMEQ; this is encoded by the coding sequence ATGAAAGCTACTGGTATTGTCCGCCGTATAGATGACCTTGGTCGTGTGGTCATTCCAAAAGAAATCCGCCGTACGTTACGTATTCGTGAAGGTGATCCACTGGAAATTTTCGTGGACCGTGATGGAGAAGTTATTCTTAAAAAATATTCGCCAATTGGCGAGCTTGGTGATTTTGCCAAGGAATATGCAGAATCCCTGTATGAGAGTACAGGTCACGTAACCATGATCTCCGACCGGGATACCATTATCACGGTGGCAGGGGGCTCCAAGAAAGAGTACCTGGACAAGCAGGTAGGTCAACTGTTGGAAGGCTGTATGGAAAACAGAAAGACCATTTTGGAAACAAACAACGGTTCATATGAGCTTAGCAAAGATCATGACGAGACGTTATCCTCTTTTGTTATTGCGCCGATTATTTCAGGTGGTGACCCCATCGGAACAGTGATCCTGTTCAATAAGGATGAATCCGTGAAGATGTCTCAGATGGAAGTGAAAATGTCCGAGACCGCTGCCGGTTTCCTTGGCAAGCAAATGGAACAATAG